The proteins below come from a single Lachnospiraceae bacterium JLR.KK002 genomic window:
- a CDS encoding DUF1700 domain-containing protein, with protein sequence MTKQEFLHELQIALQGELDQAAINENVKYYDNYIREEARKGQSEEEVTARLGNPRLIAKTLIDTTGKFGNYEGSQYYSEDYRQRNETSGRGFRADYSEQEGWDVRFGGLKLNSWYGKLLLILAAVLIIVIVANVVAFLLPILVPVILILLLYSLFFGGRR encoded by the coding sequence ATGACAAAACAGGAATTCTTACATGAATTGCAGATTGCCCTGCAGGGAGAGCTGGACCAGGCGGCAATCAACGAAAATGTAAAATATTATGACAATTATATCCGGGAAGAAGCCAGAAAAGGCCAGAGCGAGGAAGAAGTTACCGCCCGTCTTGGGAATCCCAGACTGATTGCCAAGACGCTGATTGATACCACCGGGAAATTTGGAAATTATGAGGGAAGCCAGTATTATTCGGAAGATTACAGACAGCGAAATGAAACATCCGGCCGGGGATTTCGCGCGGACTATTCCGAACAGGAGGGATGGGACGTACGGTTTGGCGGACTGAAACTGAATAGCTGGTATGGAAAATTGCTGCTGATTCTGGCGGCGGTTCTCATCATTGTAATCGTGGCAAACGTGGTGGCATTCCTGCTTCCGATTCTGGTGCCCGTTATATTGATACTGCTGCTTTATTCCCTGTTTTTCGGGGGCAGACGTTAG